The Streptomyces lienomycini sequence CGTTCTGCTGGAGCCACTCGGGCGTGAGTTCCGCGTCGTCGACCAGCAGTCCGCCGCCGGCCTTGACCACCGGCTGGGCGTTGAGCCGCTGTTCGCCGTTGCCGATGGGCAGCGGGACGTAGGCGGCCGGGAGCCCGACGGCGGAGAGTTCGGCGACGGTCATCGCGCCCGCGCGGCAGAGCATCATGTCGGCGGCGGCGTACGCGAGGTCCATCCGGTCCAGATAACTTACCGGGATGTACGGGGGCATTCCCGGCATCTGGTGGACCTGCGGCAGTTCGTTCTTGGGTCCGACCGCGTGCAGGATCTGGATGCCGGCCTGCTGGAGCCAGGGCGCGACCTGCTGGACCACCTCGTTGAGGCGGCGGGCGCCCTGCGAACCGCCGGTGACCAGCAGCGTCGGCAGGTTGGGGTCGAGCCCGAACAGCGCGCGGGCCTCGGGACGGGCGGCGGCGCGGTCCAGCGTGGCGATGGAGCGGCGCAGCGGGATGCCGATGTAGCGGGAGTCGCGCAGCTTGCTGTCGGGGGTGGAGACGGCGACCTGCGCGGCGTAGCGCGAGCCGATCTTGTTGGCCAGGCCGGGGCGGGCGTTGGCCTCGTGGACGACGATCGGCACGCCGAGCCGCTTGGCCGCGAGGTAGGCGGGCAGCGCCACGTAGCCGCCGAAACCGGCCACGGCGTCCGCCTTGGTGCGCTCCAGGATCTGCTCGGCCGCCTTGATGGTGCCGCGCAGCCGGCCCGGGACGGTGATCAGCTCGGGGGTGGGCTTGCGTGGCAGCGGTACGGCCGGGATCAGCGCCAGCTCGTAACCGCGCTCGGGTACGAGGCGGGTCTCGAGGCCGCGTTCCGTGCCCAGCGCCGTGATCCCCACGGTGGGATCCTGCCTGCGCAGGGCGTCCGCGAGGGCGAGCGCGGGCTCGATGTGGCCCGCGGTTCCTCCGCCGGCGAGTACGACATGCACCGAAATTCACCGCTCTCCGGACGAACGCGCCGCCGAGGCACGCCGTCGCATCGTGTTCCAACTCCGGGGGCTCCGCTTGGGCGCGGGTCCCCTGGCTCCCCGCTTTCTACCAAAGCGAGGTTGCCGCAGCGCAAGCGCCGCCCGCGCACCGGGTTCGTCACGCGCGAAGGCGATCAGCAGACCGACGGCGAACATGGTCGGCAACAGGGCGGAACCCCCGTAGGAGAACAGCGGGAGGGGGACACCGGCGATCGGCAGCAGCCCGAGGACCGCACCGATGTTGATCACGGCCTGGGCCGTGATCCAGGTGGTCACGCCTCCCGCGGCATACCTCACGAAGGGGTCCTCCGTGCGTCCGGCCACGCGGATACCCGCATAGCCTAGAGCCGCGAAGAGGGCGAGCACCGACAGCGTCCCCGCCAGGCCCAGTTCCTCACCGGTGACGGCGAAGATGAAGTCGGTGTGCGCTTCCGGGAGTTGCCCCCATTTCTCCACACTGGCACCGAGTCCGGAACCGAACAGTCCGCCGGAGGCCAGGGCGTAGATGCCGTGCACGGCCTGCCAGCAGGAGTCGCCGGGGCCGGGGTCGGTGGCGCCGAGGCAGTTGAGGCGGGCCATGCGGTTGGGGCTGGTCTTGATGAGGATGAAGCCGAGCAGCACGGCGATGGACAGTACGCCCGCGAAGAGCCGGGTGGGGGCGCCGGCCAGCCACAGCAGTCCGAACAGGACCGCCGTCAGGATGATCGCGGTGCCCATGTCGCCGCCGATCATGATGAGTCCGAGCAGCATGAACGCGGCGGGCACCAGCGGCACCAGCATGTGCTTCCACTGCGCCAGCAGCTTCTTGTCCTGCTTGCGGGCGAGCAGGTCCGCGCC is a genomic window containing:
- the murG gene encoding undecaprenyldiphospho-muramoylpentapeptide beta-N-acetylglucosaminyltransferase translates to MHVVLAGGGTAGHIEPALALADALRRQDPTVGITALGTERGLETRLVPERGYELALIPAVPLPRKPTPELITVPGRLRGTIKAAEQILERTKADAVAGFGGYVALPAYLAAKRLGVPIVVHEANARPGLANKIGSRYAAQVAVSTPDSKLRDSRYIGIPLRRSIATLDRAAARPEARALFGLDPNLPTLLVTGGSQGARRLNEVVQQVAPWLQQAGIQILHAVGPKNELPQVHQMPGMPPYIPVSYLDRMDLAYAAADMMLCRAGAMTVAELSAVGLPAAYVPLPIGNGEQRLNAQPVVKAGGGLLVDDAELTPEWLQQNVLPVLADPHRLYEMSRAAAEFGRRDADDLLVGMVYEAIAARARR
- the ftsW gene encoding putative lipid II flippase FtsW: MPGSPQSRTGRPPVQRAVKRPTTPGPPHENPVLRLYLRLRRAWDRPLTAYYLICGGSALITVLGLVMVYSASQITALQLSLPGSYFFRKQALAALIGVGLLVAAMKMPVKLHRALAYPILAGAVFLMILVQVPGIGVAVNGNQNWIALGGSFQIQPSEFGKLALVLWGADLLARKQDKKLLAQWKHMLVPLVPAAFMLLGLIMIGGDMGTAIILTAVLFGLLWLAGAPTRLFAGVLSIAVLLGFILIKTSPNRMARLNCLGATDPGPGDSCWQAVHGIYALASGGLFGSGLGASVEKWGQLPEAHTDFIFAVTGEELGLAGTLSVLALFAALGYAGIRVAGRTEDPFVRYAAGGVTTWITAQAVINIGAVLGLLPIAGVPLPLFSYGGSALLPTMFAVGLLIAFARDEPGARAALALRQPRFGRKRGARGPAPKRSPRSWNTMRRRASAARSSGER